In Leishmania braziliensis MHOM/BR/75/M2904 complete genome, chromosome 27, the DNA window TCTGGAGCCGGTGAATCTGGTGCGCGTGGACGTCGCCGCGATGGTGTACCTTGGCAGTGACGGACACGTTGCACTGTACCCTGACGGCGATACCCCACCCTTGTCGAGCGGGTTGAATGTGCGAGCCGAGGTACGGGTGCGCGATCCTACAGGGGGGGTCACAGAAGACATCATCCGCTACTGCGCGGAAGCACGTGCCCACTTCGTGGGTCACCGGCAGGGATGGTGTGTCTATCGTCTGAACGACAGCCGCGCCGGCCACACCGCGTCGCGTGCGACTCTTGGGCAGGAAACGAGCGACGTCGCCCCGCTCTCCATCATCCATGATGAGGACGAGCACTCGCACAACTTGGACTATTCGTGCAacgacagcgaggaggaagacgcgGTCGATATGCGTGCAGccgagcagccgcaggaggTCACTGATCATGGAGACGCACTGCAGATTACCAATGCTGAGGTTCGCAGGTACGaggtgccaccgccgccagcgtcgcGAAGGCCAGTGGTGGAGCGGCGCCTCGCGTCGGCTGCGACTGCCGACTTTGAATTGCCCTACGTCCTGCCGGACATGACCCCGAAAAGCAAGTGTGAGCCGTTCTCGGTGAAGTTGGGGACAACGCGCCGCACGGCTGAACCCCGCGTGTACTACGTGTGCGCGCAGGAGTCGATCATTCAGCGCACCTACGTCAACtacccaccgctgctgcagccctcGGAGCGGACAATTCGTGGCATGTTGGCGAGGAGCGTTCGCGCCGACTGGAGCAATACCGGCAGCGTTGCGTTTCCATCACACGCGGAGTTGCGCGACGGGGCGGAGGCGGCTGGTGCGGTACCGGAAGTGGTGGGCGCCTGCGCCGTTGCGGCCAGCCCGTTTTACTGGCAGAAGCCAGCCCGTAAAGTGCTCACCCAGTGTGCTGTGGCACTGCTTCGGCTGTTTCTGCAGCACACCGACGTGGCGGAAGACGTGGCGTGTCCGCTGGCTTCCATCCATCTCCACCGCGCCAAGAGCCACAACACGCTCTCggcggagaagctgaagaTAGCAACCAGCGTCATTGAAAGCGTAATCTCGGCTGCTGGCgaggcgtctctctctcgcgtaGAGGTATTCTCCACGCGGCAGACCTGCAccatcctctccctcctctctgctctctaTGGGCTGCCTGAGGCGGACACGGCCGTCCCCAACGccatggaggaggcgcggtACCTCACCCAGCTGCGCCATCGCAATCTGGCGGGCTGGCTGAAAACGGAGCTCGCCGTCCTTCTCGACAACTCCACTACGCGTGCGGCGAAGTTGTCTCCCGCAGAGGAGCTGGTTCAGGCGATTCTGTGTCATAGGCTTCGCGAGGCGCGCACCTCCGCCCGGTCGGTCGCGAACGAGGAGCTGGCGAGggtggtgcgcgtgtgcggcgaGGGCAACCAGTTTGGCGGTTACGTCGAGATGGCGAGGAGCGGGTTTAGAAAcggtgaggaggtgcggcagcgtgtTGTAAGCCTCCTCTCGGGCAAGGTGGAGCCCTTCATCCGCGACGAGGAGTACACAGGCCTGCATGATGAGGCCATCGAGGTGCGTGcggcaccaacagcagccacgTGGAAGCAGCTGTTGGGTATTTTCACTTTCTACGGCTGTGTCTCTGACACGCCAGCCGAGGACATTATTCACGCTTTTCTCGAGCGCCTGCGCGCTCCGTCGTCACGCAAGCTCAATCCTCTGCCTCCGTACGCCGAGCGCGTTGACACCGCCGTGCTGCGGACGTGCCGTGGGAAAGATGTTGTGCGGCGCGGCAACACCTTCCAAGATGCTGCGTTGCTCGTTTTGGAAGGATTCGCCAACGGGTCGGCGCCACCCGCCGCTTGTCTGCACCCCCACGCTTCAAGCTACTCTGGCACCGATTATCTCACGGCGTTCGTGATCGTGACTGCGATTCGTGCCGTCCAACTTCCGAGAGACCAAGCTTACAGAGATGCGGAGCTGTCGGTTCTTCTCGGCATGACAGCGGAACTCGAATGCAACGATGAGACGTGGTTCTGGGGCCTCCTTCCTCTGCACATGATCGAGTCGCCCACCAACCGTCTCGACGCCGTGCGCGCATTCTGCAAGCGCAACGCCATGCGTGCCAGTGCTCAGAAGCAGCTTGGCGAGGCTCAGCCGGATTACAATAGATTGATGTGTTTGATGCATGTGAACGAGGGCTGGCTAGAGCCGGCTGTCGCTCCtccggaggaggagaggtgtgTCGCAGAGAACATGCCGAGTGTAAGGACGCATGCCGCCCTGGAAAAGGCCCTGGCGAAGTTGGCGATTCAGGCGTGGTAAGGGCAACCCAGCGGTCGAGGGTATGTGACGCTACTGCAacagcgcgcacacgcacgtaggCTCGTGCCATTGTGTTTCCGTAGACgtttgtgtgttgtgtgtgtgtgtgcctttgCGGGGTGACTTAGAGCAGCATGCgtgtttcctttctttctgtGTCCTCCGCACCGCTCTCTAGCGCCATGTGTCGATTGTGAGTCGTCTCCGGCAGGCCATGCTGATCATTCTTTGCTTTTGCGTGTTTTTGTGTCTGCATGGTGGGTGGTCTTGCGTTGGGGGTTTTCTGCTTCACTCCAGTGCCATAATActggcagtgctgcgtgcattctctctgcgtgtggtgGTACTGTGGACAGGCAGTGCCTTTGGTTCAGTGGATTTGTCCTTGCCTCGTAGTGGTTTGTTCGCTCgttcttttttgtttcgccagagaaggagcgaaaTGCCTGCatggcgtgtgtgcgcgtggacCTGTGcttgtctctgtgtgtgttgtgtggctgtggctgtgggaggcggtgcagccacATGCAGCCACATGTCTACTTATGCCTCTGCGTCtgactcttctctcttcagtACACTAAATGAACAGAATAGGAAATACACATAACATACAAGAGCTGGGATTCAGCGGCGTGTGTACGCGCATGCGCATGGACGTGCTTGCCATCGAGAAAGACTGCCTCGCCACGCCTATACTTCAGAGGTGCTCACTAGTCCCTCAGACCAAACCCCAAGGGGACCTCTGAACCGGAAATGGATGGCAGGTGATGGTGGTAGCGTcacgcgtttgtgtgtgaCCTGGAGATATTCGAGGCCGGACCCTGTCGCTGTCGAGGACGGCTTGCGCACTTTGTCCGCACGTGAAAGCGTCACGATAAATAAGGAGGACGTCGAGGGATTTCTGCAGTTCTCATGCCGAcacgcgtcgtcgtcgttgctCTCTAGAACGCCGCCTATCTTGCGAAGGCACTGTTGTCTAATCTCTGTCGCGCTATGCTTGCAACTCTTCATGACGCGTTCCTTTCACCGCTCATGTCACGTTACTAGCTTGAAATTTGGAGCTGCCGCTGAACGGTGCGTGGTCAGAAGGCTACTCGACGCGCATCTGCCTTGCCTCGGTCCTTCTTCACGCTGATGATGAGTCCATCATTTCTTCCCTGTTCCCCCGATTCCATATTCCCCTCTGCCTGTCTCTTGCTGACGCTCCCTTACTtactctttcccccctttccctttctggCTTCTCAACGGCATACATGCTTCACTCTTACTGTTCCCCGTTGCCTGCGAAATGGCCCTTCGTGATAGCAAGCAAGAGGCCCatctttgtctctctccttgcatTATTTCACTGcttctatttttttttttgcttctcttctctgctcctTTGTTCAATCTTCAGGGCTGCGTGCACGTGTTTCAGCCTCCCAGGCGTCAAGGAGTCGTAGGCATTTGCGTTTTGCTCGTGTGTTTGTGgttggggtgggtgggcaccATCAGCGAGTGCTTTGCTCAAGTTGTGTGATGCgtgtgctggagctgctccGCCCCTTCTTCTGCCCCCGCCCCAGTGGGCTTTGCCTACCTACGCACACCTGCAAGTCCATTcattcttccttctctctaaaggcttttccttttcgcggACCATCATGGCGTGGCAGCTGAGGGCCTCAGTGGTGCGCGTCCCGCGATTTACTCTTCGTTTTGCCGGCAGCGGTAGAATTGAGGACATGCGCCTGTTTACACAAACGCTCTACACGTACTGGTACAACAAGGGGTTTTGGGGCGCCACCATTTCCTCGGCAGTTGATTTTCTCAACACCTTCGTTCTCTTCATCGTGGCAGTTATCTTCACGATGCAGTTTGACTGGGGGATAGCTCTGAGCTGTGCGGAACCGGAGTGTGCCGTGCACCCGCTGGTGAAGGGGCTGCACGCCCCGTACATTTTCCGTAGCACCTTCTGGGGTCACCTGTGGGGATTCATTCTCGTTAGCTCCACTCTCGGCTCCTGCATGTACGAACTGATGCGTTTTGTGGAGACGTATTACTTACAGTacgagatggaggaggtTGCCCGTGAGGCAGCTGTCGACACCGGCTTCCTTAccccgctgcaccgctggaGCTATCATTTGCGGCGCGGCCTGGATGGGCGAAGCGGGCACGAGTTCATTGGCTTGTGCGGCGGCAACACAATCGCGCTCAGCACTGCGGGATGGGGCGAGTTTCTAGAGACTATTTGCGCGGCGGTGggtcgcagcggcagcgttaAATTTGGTGCCCCCGGGGAGCCGCTCGATCCCTTGCGTGCTGTTCAAGGTCTTATGCAATTGGAGAACTACTTGATTGCGATCCACGAGGCTGGCGCGCTGCAGGACACCGCATTGCAGTACGTCAGCCCAAGCGTGATCACGGCCTTACTCGACTCCATGTTTGATGCCTTCCGTACAGTCGAGTCCCGGCACAAGTGCATATGGGCCGTCCGCACCACCATGGTCGCTCATGCCGTGTTTTACGGGGCGGggtttctcttctttttcgtGTACGTGATTCTCAAGGTGCTCGTGAAGCACGCGGCCCAGGTCAAGGTGAACTACTTGGCCCTTTCCCAGCGCATGTGGACGACAGATGCGCAGTGGCGCTTTCGGCTGTACAACGAGGTGGAACACCTGCATGCGTGTCGCCTGTATGCCggggcggaggtggcggagcgcaTGGTGGATCGACTGCGAGTGTCGAACAGCGCATCTCGATTTGTGCGGCGGGTCTGTAATACGTGCGTGCTGGTGACTGCCGTCCTCTCCTTCTTGAACCCGGCCCTCCTCATCAGTGCCTCAATTGGCGGACTGACCCTTTTTTGGTGGCTCACGCTTTCTTTGATGCTGTATGCGTGCGTTCCAGAATTGGATCCGCGGGAACGGGAGTACGCGTACATGACCGACCTGGAGCGGCTCGTTGACTGCATCCACTACGACGCGCCGCAGTGGTTCCACTCGGCGGACGCGTTCTACGAGCACATCACGGAGACCTTCTTCAAAAATCGACTGCGTGTCCTCATAGCTGACCTCCTCGAGAGTCTAGCGCTGCCTGTCGTACTCTTGTATGCCCTACGGGACGGCAGCGTCGAGGTGTTGGTCGATTTTGTCCTACAGCACTCGACAATG includes these proteins:
- a CDS encoding putative nucleoporin, with amino-acid sequence MSLPDYNASPYGNVLLFDSYERPQPAKKTAKTTEDDLKPVVPPARRAMHTWMVTQMRVPDETTLMKQVPASLASSALSPAALKEMLIPALKLGGAPADSPAGAQERVTHDSPRRSSPETVGAPIGNAAVPRCTNPEYTLQPSLTELATYTPEELRRVSRFTVSRRDGSCEVRFLEPVNLVRVDVAAMVYLGSDGHVALYPDGDTPPLSSGLNVRAEVRVRDPTGGVTEDIIRYCAEARAHFVGHRQGWCVYRLNDSRAGHTASRATLGQETSDVAPLSIIHDEDEHSHNLDYSCNDSEEEDAVDMRAAEQPQEVTDHGDALQITNAEVRRYEVPPPPASRRPVVERRLASAATADFELPYVLPDMTPKSKCEPFSVKLGTTRRTAEPRVYYVCAQESIIQRTYVNYPPLLQPSERTIRGMLARSVRADWSNTGSVAFPSHAELRDGAEAAGAVPEVVGACAVAASPFYWQKPARKVLTQCAVALLRLFLQHTDVAEDVACPLASIHLHRAKSHNTLSAEKLKIATSVIESVISAAGEASLSRVEVFSTRQTCTILSLLSALYGLPEADTAVPNAMEEARYLTQLRHRNLAGWLKTELAVLLDNSTTRAAKLSPAEELVQAILCHRLREARTSARSVANEELARVVRVCGEGNQFGGYVEMARSGFRNGEEVRQRVVSLLSGKVEPFIRDEEYTGLHDEAIEVRAAPTAATWKQLLGIFTFYGCVSDTPAEDIIHAFLERLRAPSSRKLNPLPPYAERVDTAVLRTCRGKDVVRRGNTFQDAALLVLEGFANGSAPPAACLHPHASSYSGTDYLTAFVIVTAIRAVQLPRDQAYRDAELSVLLGMTAELECNDETWFWGLLPLHMIESPTNRLDAVRAFCKRNAMRASAQKQLGEAQPDYNRLMCLMHVNEGWLEPAVAPPEEERCVAENMPSVRTHAALEKALAKLAIQAW